The stretch of DNA CGACGAAGGTTCGCCCGGGATGTTAAACAGGATCGACGTCACCGAGCCGCCGAACAGCGCGCCCCAATACATGCTCGAAAGCAGGATGATCGCCGACACCGGCTGCATGCCGAAGGTCAGCGGCAGCAACAGCGACACCCCGTTCGGCGCACCCAGGCCCGGCAGAACGCCGACGAGAATGCCGAGCAGGACGCCGATCACCATCAGCGTCAGGTGCGGAACGGTGACCGCGATGGTGAAACCATGCAGCAGCGATTGAAGGTTTTCCATCGCCCGTCCCTTCAGAAACCGAACGCGGCGCCGAGCGCGCCGTGCGGCAGCGACACCTGGAACATGCGCTCGAACACGACGTAAAGCGCAAGCGGCGTAGCCACGGCGATGACAAGCGCGCGAACAACCGATTGCCGTTTCGGCAGCGCCAGTACCGCGAAAACATAGCCCGCCGATGCGACGTACATCCCAACCATGGGAATGACGGCAACGAAAATCGCGGCAGGAATGAACAACCCGGCGAGGCGGCCCAACTCGGATGCCGTCACGGCCACCCTGACAATTGCGAGGGTGCCACGTCCGAGCGCGCCCTGCCCCATGTTGTAAAGGCTGCCGAGCGCGATGATGATTCCGGTCAGGAAAGGAAACGTGCC from Bradyrhizobium sp. AZCC 1693 encodes:
- a CDS encoding tripartite tricarboxylate transporter TctB family protein; translated protein: MISRRALEISTAALTGIFGVVVVVSSIDNGIGWSSAGVDAGTFPFLTGIIIALGSLYNMGQGALGRGTLAIVRVAVTASELGRLAGLFIPAAIFVAVIPMVGMYVASAGYVFAVLALPKRQSVVRALVIAVATPLALYVVFERMFQVSLPHGALGAAFGF